The Candida orthopsilosis Co 90-125, chromosome 7 draft sequence genome has a window encoding:
- a CDS encoding Tub1 alpha-tubulin has product MREVISINVGQAGCQIGNACWELYSQEHGIRPDGYLQEGLDRPKGGEEGFSTFFSETGSGKYVPRALYVDLEPNVIDEVRTGVYKDLFHPEQLIAGKEDAANNYARGHYTVGREILDDVLDRIRRMSDQCDGLQGFLFTHSLGGGTGSGLGSLLLEQLSLDYGKKSKLEFAVYPAPQVSTSVVEPYNTVLTTHTTLEHADCTFMVDNEAIYEMCRKNLDISRPNFSSLNNLIAQVVSSVTASLRFDGSLNVDLNEFQTNLVPYPRIHFPLVSYAPVFSKTRANHEANSVSEITQSCFEPGNQMVKCDPRMGKYMATCLLYRGDVVTRDVQNAVAQVKSKKTVQLVDWCPTGFKIGICYQPPTAIKGSELAGASRAVCMLSNTTAIAEAWRRIDKKFDLMYSKRAFVHWYVGEGMEEGEFTEAREDLAALERDYVEVGTDSFPEEEEEY; this is encoded by the exons ATGAGAGAAGTTATTAGTATCAACG TTGGGCAAGCAGGTTGTCAAATAGGTAATGCCTGTTGGGAATTGTACTCCCAGGAACACGGAATCAGACCCGATGGATATTTACAAGAAGGATTAGATAGACCAAAGGGAGGCGAAGAAGGATTTTCGACATTTTTCAGTGAAACTGGATCAGGTAAATATGTTCCTCGTGCATTATATGTCGATTTAGAACCAAATgtaattgatgaagttagAACCGGTGTTTACAAGGATTTATTCCATCCCGAACAGTTGATTGCTGGAAAGGAAGATGCAGCTAATAATTATGCTCGTGGTCATTATACTGTTGGAAGAGAGATTTTGGACGATGTTTTGGATAGAATCAGAAGAATGAGTGATCAATGTGATGGGTTACAAGGTTTCCTTTTCACTCATTCGTTGGGTGGTGGTACCGGATCTGGTTTGGGTTCTTTGTTATTGGAACAATTGTCATTAGATTATGGTAAAAAATCTAAATTAGAATTTGCAGTTTACCCAGCTCCACAGGTTTCTACTTCGGTTGTTGAACCTTATAATACTGTGTTGACGACCCATACTACTTTGGAACATGCTGATTGTACATTTATGGTTGATAATGAAGCCATTTATGAAATGTGTAGGAAAAACTTGGACATTTCAAGACCAAATTTCAGCtcattaaacaatttaatTGCTCAAGTTGTTTCATCAGTTACTGCTTCATTGAGATTCGATGGATCATTGAATGTTGATTTAAATGAATTTCAAACTAACTTGGTTCCATATCCAAGAATTCATTTTCCATTGGTTAGTTACGCTCCTGTTTTCTCCAAAACTAGAGCTAATCATGAAGCAAATTCAGTTTCGGAAATTACtcaatcttgttttgaACCTGGTAATCAAATGGTTAAATGTGATCCAAGAATGGGTAAATATATGGCAACTTGTTTATTGTACAGAGGTGATGTTGTCACTCGTGATGTTCAAAATGCTGTTGCTCAAGTTAAACTGAAAAAGACtgttcaattggttgattggTGTCCGACCGGATTCAAGATTGGTATTTGTTATCAACCACCAACTGCCATCAAGGGATCTGAATTGGCAGGTGCATCAAGAGCTGTTTGTATGTTATCCAATACCACTGCTATTGCTGAAGCTTGGagaagaattgataaaaagtttgatttgatgtATTCAAAGAGAGCTTTTGTTCATTGGTATGTTGGTGAAGGTATGGAAGAAGGAGAATTTACTGAAGCTAGAGAAGACTTGGCTGCTTTGGAAAGAGATTATGTTGAAGTTGGAACTGATTCTTTCccagaagaagaagaagagtaTTAG